In a genomic window of Myxococcota bacterium:
- a CDS encoding multiheme c-type cytochrome gives MAHSDPEPALGEEDRDDARGYADVRRERVGSVLMLAAALGAAGLGAGWNAWFLPDAASETSTAHRPVAVDEDGYVASETCRACHPSQYETWHASHHRTMTQVVSEDTVIADFDDRRLVHFGREFRFYREGNGFFMEMKAARSPTSGEALPGRTFELVLSTGAHHQQAFWFRTGEGRNLGKLPFIWITSEQRWVPYGSIFVAPPSRPNMQTGLWNKTCIKCHVVRGQPRWEAEPSPDTRVAEFGIACGACHGAAEEHAAIHRNPLHRYREHFSTEDDPTLVNVADLDHQRSSQVCGQCHAVFDFFDAESEAAYDHQGFAYRPGGDLHASRHVFQFGQDRADPVVARNLEKTPQYFERRFWSDGMVRVSGREYNGMLETPCHQRGTMSCLSCHSMHPGTDDRRPRGEWANDQLKPGMRGNPACLQCHEQYEAEAELVRHTHHPASSAGSRCTNCHMPHTTLGLMKAMRSHTVDSPDVATTMATGRPNACNLCHLDKTLAWTADHLSAWYEIPPPALSEEQRSVASSVRWILQGDAGQRAIAAWHYGWEPAQEASGTEWMGIYLAELLTDRYDVVRFIGQQSLKRLPGYADFEYDFVDPEAFRSARRLRAEAKWREGADRPSASEALLIDAEGHLMDDRFRELRGRRLDPPVILAE, from the coding sequence GTGGCGCATTCCGATCCCGAACCGGCTCTCGGCGAGGAAGACCGCGATGATGCCCGTGGGTACGCCGACGTGAGACGCGAACGCGTGGGGTCGGTCCTGATGCTCGCGGCGGCCCTCGGCGCGGCCGGCCTGGGCGCTGGCTGGAACGCGTGGTTCCTCCCCGATGCCGCGTCCGAGACGAGCACGGCCCATCGACCCGTGGCCGTGGACGAGGACGGCTACGTCGCTTCGGAGACGTGTCGCGCCTGCCATCCCAGCCAATACGAGACCTGGCACGCGTCCCACCACCGCACCATGACCCAGGTCGTGTCCGAGGACACGGTGATCGCCGACTTCGACGATCGCAGGCTCGTCCACTTCGGTCGGGAGTTCCGCTTCTACCGCGAAGGGAACGGCTTCTTCATGGAGATGAAGGCGGCACGTTCACCGACCTCAGGGGAAGCGCTGCCGGGCCGGACCTTCGAGCTGGTGCTCTCGACCGGCGCCCATCATCAGCAGGCCTTCTGGTTCCGGACCGGGGAGGGGCGCAACCTCGGGAAGCTCCCGTTCATCTGGATCACGTCCGAGCAGCGTTGGGTTCCCTACGGATCGATCTTCGTTGCTCCTCCTTCGCGCCCGAACATGCAGACGGGCCTGTGGAACAAGACGTGCATCAAGTGTCACGTCGTGCGAGGCCAGCCGCGCTGGGAGGCGGAGCCGAGCCCCGATACCCGGGTGGCGGAGTTCGGCATCGCCTGCGGAGCCTGCCACGGGGCGGCCGAGGAGCACGCGGCGATCCACCGGAACCCGCTGCACCGCTACCGCGAACACTTCTCGACCGAGGACGACCCGACGCTGGTCAACGTCGCGGACCTCGACCACCAACGGTCGTCCCAGGTCTGTGGCCAGTGCCATGCAGTCTTCGACTTCTTCGACGCCGAGAGTGAAGCCGCCTACGACCACCAGGGTTTCGCGTATCGACCCGGGGGCGATCTCCACGCCTCGCGCCACGTCTTCCAGTTCGGCCAGGACCGTGCCGACCCCGTCGTCGCGAGGAACCTCGAGAAGACACCGCAGTACTTCGAGCGTCGGTTCTGGTCCGACGGCATGGTTCGGGTGAGCGGCCGCGAGTACAACGGCATGCTGGAGACGCCCTGCCATCAGCGTGGCACGATGTCGTGTCTCTCGTGTCATTCCATGCACCCGGGAACCGACGATCGCCGTCCCCGCGGTGAGTGGGCGAACGACCAGCTGAAACCCGGGATGCGAGGGAACCCGGCGTGTCTCCAATGCCACGAGCAGTACGAGGCGGAAGCCGAACTCGTTCGCCACACCCACCACCCGGCGAGTTCCGCGGGCAGCCGCTGTACCAACTGCCACATGCCCCACACGACCCTCGGCTTGATGAAGGCGATGCGCAGCCACACCGTCGACAGTCCCGACGTGGCGACGACGATGGCGACGGGCCGGCCCAACGCGTGCAACCTCTGCCACCTGGACAAGACCCTCGCGTGGACGGCCGACCACCTCTCAGCGTGGTACGAGATCCCGCCTCCGGCCTTGAGTGAGGAGCAGCGCAGCGTGGCGTCCTCGGTGCGTTGGATCCTCCAGGGCGACGCGGGGCAGCGCGCGATCGCCGCTTGGCACTACGGCTGGGAACCGGCCCAAGAGGCCTCGGGAACGGAATGGATGGGGATCTACCTGGCCGAGCTCCTCACCGACCGCTACGACGTGGTGCGATTCATCGGCCAGCAGTCCTTGAAACGGCTACCCGGCTACGCCGACTTCGAGTACGACTTCGTCGACCCCGAAGCGTTCCGGAGTGCCCGACGCCTGCGGGCCGAAGCGAAGTGGCGGGAGGGCGCCGATCGGCCCAGCGCATCGGAGGCGCTGCTGATCGACGCCGAGGGCCACTTGATGGACGATCGTTTTCGTGAGCTGCGGGGCCGACGGTTGGATCCGCCGGTGATCCTGGCGGAATAG